A genomic window from Triticum urartu cultivar G1812 chromosome 7, Tu2.1, whole genome shotgun sequence includes:
- the LOC125520189 gene encoding cyclin-dependent kinase inhibitor 1-like isoform X2, with protein sequence MGKYMRKCRAAAAAAGGGKAAPAVVEHRAPVAFGVRTRSRAAALNAKMRKQQQATTSTAARAVEDALLGRDGGDAAAGCYLHLRSRRLFMPASAAVGQLRGLGADEEASTAGLPDSRPSVEAAVVAGVSRCSSTASTAVDVAARERSGDEAEACESGDVESSVSDSECGGRDRRETTPSSRSPADLSDLESSQAADEQKHKRRRYPATTTTTAAPFRLDLEARARMPPAAEIDEFFAAAEKAQAERFAAKYNFDVARGVPLNAGRFEWTPVATV encoded by the exons ATGGGGAAGTACATGCGGAAGTGCCGGGCCGCGGCcgcggccgcgggcggcggcaAGGCGGCGCCGGCCGTCGTGGAGCACCGCGCGCCGGTGGCCTTCGGCGTCCGCACGCGGTCCCGCGCGGCCGCCCTCAACGCGAAGATGAGGAAGCAGCAGCAGGCGACGACGTCCACGGCGGCGCGCGCGGTGGAGGATGCGTTGCTGGGCCGTGACGGCGGCGACGCGGCCGCCGGGTGCTACCTGCATCTCCGGAGCAGGAGGCTGTTCATGCCTGCTTCCGCGGCGGTGGGTCAGCTCCGGGGACTTGGGGCGGACGAGGAGGCTTCGACGGCGGGGCTGCCGGATTCTCGGCCCTCGGTGGAGGCGGCGGTCGTGGCCGGGGTCTCGCGCTGCTCCAGCACCGCGTCGACGGCGGTGGACGTGGCGGCTAGAGAGAGGAGCGGCGACGAAGCGGAG GCGTGCGAGAGTGGCGACGTGGAGAGCTCCGTCAGCGACTCTGAGTGCGGCGGCCGGGACAG GAGGGAGACCACGCCGTCGAGCCGTTCCCCGGCAGATTTGAGCGACCTGGAGTCGAGCCAGGCGGCGGACGAGCAGAAGCACAAACGCAGGAGGTATCCGGCAACAACGACGACGACCGCAGCGCCATTCCGCTTAGACTTGGAGGCGAGAGCAAGGATGCCACCGGCGGCAGAGATCGACGAGTTCTTCGCCGCCGCGGAGAAGGCCCAGGCCGAGCGCTTCGCCGCCAA GTACAACTTCGACGTCGCGCGCGGCGTGCCTCTCAACGCCGGCCGGTTCGAGTGGACCCCGGTGGCCACCGTCTGA
- the LOC125520189 gene encoding cyclin-dependent kinase inhibitor 1-like isoform X1, whose translation MGKYMRKCRAAAAAAGGGKAAPAVVEHRAPVAFGVRTRSRAAALNAKMRKQQQATTSTAARAVEDALLGRDGGDAAAGCYLHLRSRRLFMPASAAVGQLRGLGADEEASTAGLPDSRPSVEAAVVAGVSRCSSTASTAVDVAARERSGDEAEQACESGDVESSVSDSECGGRDRRETTPSSRSPADLSDLESSQAADEQKHKRRRYPATTTTTAAPFRLDLEARARMPPAAEIDEFFAAAEKAQAERFAAKYNFDVARGVPLNAGRFEWTPVATV comes from the exons ATGGGGAAGTACATGCGGAAGTGCCGGGCCGCGGCcgcggccgcgggcggcggcaAGGCGGCGCCGGCCGTCGTGGAGCACCGCGCGCCGGTGGCCTTCGGCGTCCGCACGCGGTCCCGCGCGGCCGCCCTCAACGCGAAGATGAGGAAGCAGCAGCAGGCGACGACGTCCACGGCGGCGCGCGCGGTGGAGGATGCGTTGCTGGGCCGTGACGGCGGCGACGCGGCCGCCGGGTGCTACCTGCATCTCCGGAGCAGGAGGCTGTTCATGCCTGCTTCCGCGGCGGTGGGTCAGCTCCGGGGACTTGGGGCGGACGAGGAGGCTTCGACGGCGGGGCTGCCGGATTCTCGGCCCTCGGTGGAGGCGGCGGTCGTGGCCGGGGTCTCGCGCTGCTCCAGCACCGCGTCGACGGCGGTGGACGTGGCGGCTAGAGAGAGGAGCGGCGACGAAGCGGAG CAGGCGTGCGAGAGTGGCGACGTGGAGAGCTCCGTCAGCGACTCTGAGTGCGGCGGCCGGGACAG GAGGGAGACCACGCCGTCGAGCCGTTCCCCGGCAGATTTGAGCGACCTGGAGTCGAGCCAGGCGGCGGACGAGCAGAAGCACAAACGCAGGAGGTATCCGGCAACAACGACGACGACCGCAGCGCCATTCCGCTTAGACTTGGAGGCGAGAGCAAGGATGCCACCGGCGGCAGAGATCGACGAGTTCTTCGCCGCCGCGGAGAAGGCCCAGGCCGAGCGCTTCGCCGCCAA GTACAACTTCGACGTCGCGCGCGGCGTGCCTCTCAACGCCGGCCGGTTCGAGTGGACCCCGGTGGCCACCGTCTGA